The Petroclostridium xylanilyticum genome includes a region encoding these proteins:
- a CDS encoding polysaccharide deacetylase family protein, giving the protein MKIYRTIIITLLMLLITLDFTIADTDTISEGIAGEVDENVRVPVLLYHNLMDGYDPQDASVQISPAEFEEHMTALVSTGYSTITFEDYYNYVVYNQALPDKPIIITFDDGYSSNYEYAYPILKKLNMKATIFVITGRMGASKDVIYPHFTWEQAREMEQSGVIDIESHSDLHPDMTKVDKGRAQLELRRSRYLIERELGKTCKVFAYPYGLYNADVQDLAEKAGYEIQVTVGDKGVNVKKNGLKQLKRLTAFGNTSGNELIKMIEDNMRDEQN; this is encoded by the coding sequence TTGAAAATTTATAGAACTATAATAATAACGTTACTTATGCTTTTAATTACCCTGGATTTTACTATAGCCGACACAGACACGATTTCAGAGGGAATAGCCGGCGAAGTTGATGAAAATGTTAGAGTACCTGTTTTATTATATCATAATTTGATGGATGGTTATGACCCACAGGATGCTTCGGTGCAGATTAGCCCGGCTGAATTTGAAGAACATATGACTGCGCTGGTTAGCACCGGGTATAGCACCATCACCTTTGAGGATTACTACAATTACGTAGTGTACAATCAGGCTTTACCTGATAAGCCAATCATTATCACATTTGATGATGGATATAGCAGCAACTATGAATATGCTTACCCTATTTTAAAAAAGCTAAATATGAAAGCCACGATTTTTGTGATAACAGGGCGTATGGGTGCATCAAAGGATGTCATTTATCCTCATTTTACCTGGGAACAAGCCAGGGAGATGGAGCAAAGCGGTGTAATTGATATTGAAAGTCACTCTGACTTACACCCTGACATGACGAAGGTGGATAAAGGCCGTGCCCAGCTCGAATTAAGGCGTTCAAGATATTTAATTGAAAGGGAACTGGGAAAAACCTGCAAGGTATTTGCATATCCTTATGGCTTGTATAATGCTGATGTACAAGATTTGGCAGAAAAGGCGGGGTATGAGATTCAAGTGACCGTTGGTGATAAAGGCGTCAATGTTAAAAAAAATGGGCTTAAGCAGCTGAAACGGTTGACGGCTTTTGGTAATACCAGTGGCAATGAACTGATTAAGATGATTGAAGATAATATGCGTGATGAGCAGAATTAA
- a CDS encoding RNA polymerase sigma factor has protein sequence MELTDYEIIQLCLKGNQDAFAEIVNRYKKLVYTIVYRMINDKEDASDIAQEVFIKLYRTLDKYNPEYKFSTWAVKITTNLCLDILRKKKIETTSVDEMIYEPGHGEDPETAYLKVERTVQIEEAINSLPEKYRLPIILFHQHGLSYDEICKVLNEPLSIVKNRLHRARHMLRDKLVTIRREEAL, from the coding sequence TTGGAGCTGACTGATTATGAAATAATTCAATTATGTTTAAAAGGTAATCAAGACGCGTTTGCTGAAATAGTTAACCGATATAAAAAGCTGGTGTATACGATTGTATACCGAATGATCAATGATAAGGAAGATGCCAGTGATATTGCACAGGAAGTATTCATCAAACTGTACCGGACGCTGGATAAGTATAATCCGGAGTACAAATTTTCCACCTGGGCAGTAAAGATTACTACTAATTTGTGTTTGGACATTTTACGTAAGAAGAAAATCGAAACTACATCAGTGGATGAAATGATTTACGAACCAGGTCATGGTGAAGACCCTGAGACTGCATATTTGAAAGTTGAGCGGACAGTGCAAATAGAAGAAGCCATTAATTCTCTTCCGGAAAAATATAGGCTGCCGATTATCCTATTTCACCAGCATGGGCTGTCTTATGATGAGATTTGTAAAGTATTGAACGAACCGCTAAGTATAGTTAAAAACCGGTTACATAGGGCAAGGCATATGCTGCGGGATAAGCTGGTCACGATAAGAAGGGAGGAAGCTTTATGA
- a CDS encoding uroporphyrinogen decarboxylase family protein — protein MLDVDIEKFWADDELAHEENCFSSKAPQVALGIRMSEECVFAELGEKGNPWGYMPRERRIELNKRYNDKAEKIVGRRLLPEDFPEPDAVFPPIRRIGEVFEGRYVYNGISEWLEGSCNTPKELEKMLDHVEKLNLREFILPPNWESEKKRIYEKYGKKPELMRHVRGPVTLATSIYGVENLIFLILDEPDLAKRFSQVISDVIFGIATIMDEEAGYEPGKAPGGFSFADDNCCLLTPEMYELFGFPILKRIFDHWCPKPEDNRYQHSDSAMAHLLPILGRLNLTGCNFGPTVLVDEIRKYMPRTRIDGCLAPFTFMSNDEKAIIAEVKRDCEMARECRGLNISTAGSINNGSLLTSMRAVMYAIQNFGRY, from the coding sequence ATGCTGGATGTGGATATAGAGAAGTTTTGGGCAGATGATGAGCTTGCCCATGAAGAAAACTGCTTCAGTTCAAAAGCACCACAGGTTGCTCTGGGAATCCGCATGAGTGAAGAGTGTGTATTTGCGGAATTGGGGGAAAAAGGAAATCCATGGGGATATATGCCAAGAGAAAGACGTATAGAGCTGAACAAGCGGTATAATGATAAGGCAGAAAAGATTGTAGGGCGAAGGTTGTTGCCTGAAGATTTTCCGGAACCGGATGCTGTTTTCCCACCAATACGCAGAATAGGTGAGGTTTTTGAAGGTCGGTATGTCTATAATGGGATATCAGAATGGCTGGAAGGTTCATGCAATACACCGAAGGAACTAGAGAAAATGCTGGATCATGTAGAAAAACTTAATTTGCGTGAGTTTATTCTTCCTCCCAATTGGGAAAGTGAGAAGAAAAGGATCTATGAGAAATATGGCAAAAAGCCTGAGTTGATGCGACATGTAAGGGGACCGGTAACCCTTGCTACTTCCATATATGGTGTCGAGAATTTGATTTTTTTGATCCTCGATGAGCCTGACTTGGCAAAGAGGTTTAGCCAGGTTATATCTGACGTTATATTTGGTATTGCAACCATTATGGATGAAGAAGCTGGATATGAGCCTGGAAAAGCTCCGGGAGGATTTAGCTTTGCAGATGATAACTGCTGCCTTTTAACTCCGGAAATGTATGAATTGTTTGGATTTCCCATACTGAAAAGAATATTTGATCATTGGTGTCCTAAGCCAGAAGACAACCGATACCAGCACTCAGATTCAGCGATGGCCCATTTGCTTCCCATCCTTGGCCGCTTAAATCTGACCGGGTGTAATTTTGGACCTACAGTGTTAGTGGACGAGATTCGGAAATACATGCCGCGAACGAGAATCGACGGTTGTCTTGCGCCTTTTACTTTTATGAGCAACGATGAAAAGGCGATTATTGCCGAAGTGAAAAGAGATTGTGAAATGGCGAGGGAATGCAGAGGACTTAATATCTCCACAGCTGGTTCAATCAACAACGGATCCTTGCTGACCAGTATGCGTGCAGTGATGTATGCAATACAAAATTTCGGAAGATACTGA